Proteins encoded together in one Lathyrus oleraceus cultivar Zhongwan6 chromosome 5, CAAS_Psat_ZW6_1.0, whole genome shotgun sequence window:
- the LOC127083549 gene encoding protein ROLLING AND ERECT LEAF 2, with protein sequence MGASSSKLDDDKALQLCRERKKFVRQALDGRCSLAAAYVSYVQSLKVAGTAMRKFTEPEAPIESSLYTSTNATPEPLAFNEKTPSQFSFSSPSASQRIDPHETFSPTPSPPSSTKFQANHMRFSSSSSKKVEEKPPAPVIGTVTSSSAPQNAAPFTTERSETAAFEDSSLPNGTQPWDFFGLFHPMDHQFSFQEGKGMHRDTGIADDIARLREEEGVPELEDDEEKVSSQESEVSHDSEDEFDDEPSTDTLVRKFENFNRVNDHVQANGFHGTDKPQAGDSVVNEEKESFVSPNVSPLKTATIVSAFQTETNKSVEKENHSENKVAPKDFFASMKEIEYLFVRASESGKEVPRMLEANKLHFRPIFPGKENASMGSSFLKACFSCGENPSQVPEEPAQNSVKYLTWHRTMSSRSNSSRNPLGANSKDDIDNPSNNLFDNFCMISGSHASTLDRLFAWERKLYDEVKASGVIRKEYDIKCKILQHLESKGEKTSTIDKTRAVVKDLHSRIRVAILRIDSISKRIEELRDKELQPQLEELIEGLSRMWETMFDCHKLQFQILSTAYYNNHARITLHSETRKQIASYLESELHFLASSFTKWVGAQKSYLEAINGWLNKCVSLQQKTAKKKRRPQPPLLRMYGPPIYATCGIWLDKLGELPTQEVVDSIRSLASETSRFLPRQEKSHAKVAKHPHVASSWNTDIGNESSDNLLGDDASEDWMSGFDQFRASFIRFLGQLNNFSGSSVKMYMELRQAIQHSKSHYYHHRSNSQTQEDHSKPESQVEESENQNSKQ encoded by the exons ATGGGGGCCTCAAGCTCCAAACTGGATGACGATAAGGCACTCCAACTGTGCCGTGAAAGGAAGAAATTTGTTAGGCAGGCACTTGATGGGCGTTGCTCGCTCGCAGCGGCCTATGTTTCATATGTCCAGTCGTTGAAAGTTGCAGGAACAGCTATGAGGAAGTTCACAGAACCGGAAGCGCCAATTGAATCTTCCTTGTATACGTCCACTAATGCAACGCCCGAGCCGCTTGCTTTTAATGAGAAAACCCCATCTCAGTTCTCATTCTCTTCACCATCTGCATCACAGCGTATTGATCCACATGAAACCTTTTCTCCAACGCCCTCTCCTCCCAGCTCTACTAAGTTCCAAGCTAATCATATGAGGTTTAGCAGTAGTTCATCTAAAAAGGTAGAAGAAAAACCACCTGCACCTGTTATAGGAACAGTAACATCATCGAGTGCTCCACAAAATGCCGCTCCCTTTACTACCGAAAGGTCTGAAACAGCGGCATTTGAAGATTCTTCACTTCCAAATGGAACTCAACCATGGGATTTTTTTGGTCTTTTTCATCCTATGGACCATCAATTTTCTTTTCAAGAAGGAAAGGGAATGCATCGAGATACGGGAATTGCCGATGATATAGCAAGATTAAGGGAGGAGGAAGGGGTTCCTGAGTTGGAGGACGATGAAGAGAAGGTTTCTTCTCAAGAAAGTGAGGTCTCTCATGACTCTGAAGATGAATTTGACGATGAGCCTTCCACAGATACCCTTGTCcgaaaatttgaaaattttaataGAGTAAATGACCATGTTCAAGCCAATGGATTTCATGGCACGGATAAGCCTCAAGCAGGGGATTCGGTTGTGAATGAGGAGAAGGAGAGTTTTGTCTCACCTAATGTATCACCACTAAAGACAGCAACTATTGTATCAGCGTTTCAAACTGAAACAAATAAGTCAGTGGAGAAAGAGAATCACTCGGAAAATAAAGTTGCACCTAAGGACTTTTTTGCAAGCATGAAAGAAATTGAATATCTCTTTGTTAGAGCATCCGAATCTGGCAAAGAGGTTCCAAGAATGCTTGAAGCAAATAAGTTACACTTTCGTCCTATATTTCCGGGGAAAGAAA ATGCTTCAATGGGGTCCTCATTTTTGAAGGCCTGTTTCTCATGTGGGGAAAACCCAAGTCAAGTTCCAGAAG AACCTGCTCAAAACTCGGTCAAGTACTTAACTTGGCATAGGACAATGTCATCTCGATCCAATTCATCCAGAAATCCTTTGGGAGCAAACTCAAAAGATGATATAGACAACCCTTCAAATAATCTCTTTGATAATTTCTGTATGATCTCTGGAAGCCATGCATCTACCTTGGATAGACTATTTGCATGGGAAAGAAAGCTCTATGATGAAGTCAAG GCGAGTGGGGTGATCCGAAAGGAATATGATATCAAGTGTAAAATCTTGCAGCATCTGGAATCAAAAGGAGAAAAGACTTCTACAATTGATAAAACCCGTGCTGTAGTTAAGGATCTGCATTCAAGAATCAGAGTTGCTATTCTTAGGATAGATTCTATATCTAAGAGGATCGAGGAATTGCGGGACAAAGAGCTTCAGCCACAACTTGAGGAGTTAATTGAAGG GTTAAGTCGGATGTGGGAAACTATGTTCGATTGCCACAAGCTCCAGTTTCAGATTCTGTCAACAGCATATTACAACAACCATGCTAGAATCACCCTGCATTCCGAAACACGTAAACAAATTGCGTCCTATCTTGAAAGCGAACTCCATTTTCTTGCATCAAGTTTTACCAAGTGGGTTGGAGCTCAAAAATCTTATCTAGAGGCTATAAACGGATGGCTAAACAAATGCGTTTCTCTTCAACAAAAAACCGCCAAGAAAAAAAGAAGGCCTCAACCTCCACTCCTGAGAATGTATGGTCCGCCAATTTACGCCACCTGTGGTATCTGGTTGGATAAGCTCGGCGAATTACCTACCCAAGAAGTCGTAGATTCCATCCGAAGTTTAGCAAGTGAAACTTCCCGATTCTTACCGCGTCAAGAGAAGAGCCATGCTAAAGTTGCAAAACATCCTCATGTAGCATCATCCTGGAACACAGACATCGGCAATGAGTCATCAGATAATCTATTGGGAGACGACGCCTCGGAGGACTGGATGTCGGGTTTTGATCAATTTCGAGCAAGCTTTATAAGATTTCTCGGTCAGTTAAATAATTTTTCCGGGTCATCTGTCAAGATGTACATGGA